The Euphorbia lathyris chromosome 8, ddEupLath1.1, whole genome shotgun sequence genome has a window encoding:
- the LOC136202100 gene encoding probable WRKY transcription factor 32 has protein sequence MADSEDKKDLSRVLYSNALPTYDFPSFSNLLKTVLTTNSPLFRYQERHETSTGAAVGIIKPKVARVQLKVPAECANPFTNASSLAPSEMPNPPPVLHKDMPGLAPDDNNTTPSHICKEMPATDGYRWRKYGEKQMKSSKSSRSYYRCSRSDCHAKKKVQHCDQSGHVIDVIYTGHHDHDITQNKRVITREPAAAAKLTADSQVDSAQKVDGADLSIRSEDSRKSSVQMGETEQHSSSSSNCNTGVKFEEQNGDKPELEKSFTDAEVQQKLGSEPGCRKRSNERCVHSTSVSEANRESKTVVHASADGVIADDGYRWRKYGQKMVKANSHSRSYYRCTSAGCTAHKHVERLTNDATETIITYVGNHDHDMPASKKQKVSKSLAPIPSTVTMDDDDDAHCKSAKSLSSQRITTKPPTDAEEGDFMDEKVLELGGEKALESARTLLTFSALN, from the exons ATGGCGGATTCAGAAGATAAGAAGGATTTATCACGTGTCCTCTACTCGAATGCGCTTCCTACttatgattttccttccttCTCTAACCTTCTCAAAACTGTTTTGACTACTAATTCTCCTCTTTTTCGGTATCAG GAGCGACATGAGACATCCACAGGAGCAGCCGTAGGGATCATAAAGCCTAAAGTGGCTCGGGTTCAGTTGAAAGTTCCGGCTGAATGCGCAAACCCTTTTACAAATGCATCATCGCTTGCGCCTTCTGAAATGCCAAATCCTCCACCGGTGCTTCATAAAGATATGCCTGGGTTAGCACCGGACGATAATAATACCACTCCTTCACATATCTGTAAGGAAATGCCTGCGACCGATGGGTATAGGTGGAGGAAGTACGGTGAGAAGCAGATGAAGAGTTCTAAAAGCTCCCGCAGCTACTACAGGTGTTCGCGTTCTGATTGCCACGCGAAGAAGAAGGTTCAGCACTGCGATCAGTCTGGCCATGTTATCGATGTCATTTATACGGGTCACCATGATCATGATATCACTCAAAATAAACGTGTCATTACAAGAGAGCCTGCTGCAGCTGCTAAACTTACTGCTGACAGTCAAGTTGATTCAGCTCAAAAAGTAGATGGTGCAGATCTGTCTATTCGTTCGGAAGACTCGAGGAAATCATCGGTGCAGATGGGCGAAACTGAACAACATAGTTCCAGTAGTTCTAATTGCAACACTGGAGTTAAGTTCGAGGAGCAAAATGGTGATAAGCCGGAGTTAGAAAAATC GTTTACAGATGCTGAGGTCCAACAAAAGCTCGGTTCTGAACCAGGGTGCCGAAAAAG GTCGAATGAAAGATGTGTGCATTCAACGTCTGTCTCGGAAGCTAACAGGGAGTCGAAGACAGTTGTGCATGCTTCTGCTGATGGGGTGATCGCCGACGATGGCTATCGATGGCGCAAATATGGTCAGAAAATGGTGAAAGCGAATTCTCATTCGAG GAGTTACTACAGATGCACATCCGCAGGATGCACTGCTCATAAGCATGTCGAGAGGTTAACGAACGATGCAACAGAAACCATAATAACGTATGTCGGAAACCACGATCACGACATGCCAGCTTCTAAGAAACAGAAGGTTTCGAAAAGTCTCGCTCCTATTCCCTCTACTGTAACCatggatgatgatgatgatgctcACTGCAAAAGTGCGAAGAGTTTATCGAGTCAGCGAATCACGACTAAGCCGCCAACGGATGCGGAAGAAGGCGATTTCATGGATGAGAAAGTGTTGGAACTTGGAGGTGAGAAGGCATTGGAATCAGCAAGAACACTTCTCACTTTCTCTGCATTAAATTAA